GATCTCGATGTCCGCCGTTACAACGTGCCATTTCTGCTTCATCCTTTCGTCGCCCTCTACAGCACGCGAGGATGCCCTGCGCAATGCACCTTCTGCCTCTGGCCGCAGACCTTGAGCGGACATCCCTGGCGCAAGCGCTCCTCAGATGCCGTCGCCCGCGAAATGGCCAAGGCCAAGGAATACTGGCCCTGGGTGAAGGAATATTTCTTCGACGACGACACCTTCAATATTCAGAAGGCGCGCACTATCGAGCTGTCCGAGAAGCTGAAGCCGCTGAAGCTCACCTGGTCCTGCACTTCCCGCGTCACCACCGATTACGAGACGCTGAAAGCGATGCGCGATTCCGGCTGCCGTCTTCTGATTGTCGGATACGAGTCCGGAGATGCGCAGATTCTCAAGAACATCAAAAAGGGGGCTACGGTCGAGCGCGCTCGCCAGTTCACCAAGGATTGCCACAAGCTGGGGCTCACCATCCACGGCGACTTCATTTTGGGCCTTCCGGGCGAGTCACGCGAAAGTATCCGCCGCACCATCGATTTCGCTAAAGAACTGGATGTAGAAACCATCCAGGTTTCTCTCGCCCACGCCTATCCGGGGACGGAATTCTACGATTTCGCAGTGAAGAGCGGCTTCATTGTCCCCGGCAGCGCCATGGTCGACAAAGCGGGCCACCAGTTGGCGCACATCCAATACCCCGGCTTGCCGCCAGAGGAGATTCTGGAGTCAGTGCACCGCTTCTACGACGAATACTACTTCCGTCCCAAGGCGGTTTTCCGCATCCTGCGGCGAGCGGCCTTCGACTCTGGCGAGCGCAAACGCCTGTATAAGGAAGCCAAATCGTTTCTCAAGCTGCGGGCTACCCGCAACCGCCTGGTCAAAGAAACACGCAGCAAGACGGCGGTCTCTCCGCCAACGACTCCAGCCAGTGGCTCCTCCGAAGATCGCGAAGCGGAAGCCGTCAACGCGTGATCGAAAGCCACGAGTAGCGAATCTGTGAATCTGCGGAAGCTTGCAACCTTGG
The Terriglobales bacterium DNA segment above includes these coding regions:
- the hpnJ gene encoding hopanoid biosynthesis associated radical SAM protein HpnJ, translating into MALKTLFLNPPSFENFDGGASSRWPATREIESYWYPVWLAYPTGMLEDARLLDAPPHHVSGEQTIELCKEYEFLVLFTSTPGFPGDLRLAEAIKQANPNIRIAFVGPHVTVLPEETLKQCPAIDFVARKEFDYSVTDFAKGKSLDEIPGISFRRNGSIVHNPDGPQIQDLDALPDVTDVYHRDLDVRRYNVPFLLHPFVALYSTRGCPAQCTFCLWPQTLSGHPWRKRSSDAVAREMAKAKEYWPWVKEYFFDDDTFNIQKARTIELSEKLKPLKLTWSCTSRVTTDYETLKAMRDSGCRLLIVGYESGDAQILKNIKKGATVERARQFTKDCHKLGLTIHGDFILGLPGESRESIRRTIDFAKELDVETIQVSLAHAYPGTEFYDFAVKSGFIVPGSAMVDKAGHQLAHIQYPGLPPEEILESVHRFYDEYYFRPKAVFRILRRAAFDSGERKRLYKEAKSFLKLRATRNRLVKETRSKTAVSPPTTPASGSSEDREAEAVNA